From the Desulfurispira natronophila genome, the window TACATCTCCCTTCAAAGTACAAAGCGCAGTAGGTGTCAGTTTTTACCGCACCCAAAAAAGGATTCTTGTTGCAAGTTAACTAAAATTAGAGCTGAATACTTTAATGAATTCAAGTATAACCTAAAATATGAACCATCGCCACCGTCGACTGTTGAAGCAGCCAGCATGCCTCTTTTGAACAGTCTTGTTTGGGGAAGTTGTCAGTGGTATACACAGACTATAGTTTAATTATACCTGTCATGGATTACCCTTTTTCACATCAAATAAGTTGTGGTTATCTACTATATGCTGCTTACTGATATAAAATCAGGTCGCTAGCCTGCAAGTTTATATGGTAGATATTTAGTTATGTGCTTTTGCTGATTTTTTTCTGTGACTGTTTTAAACGCAAGAAGCTGTTGCAGTTAAACCGCAACCACAAGGATGAAAAGAAAGATCATAAACACATGCACGATACATTGGTAATACGCTTCACCCCTCAATACTTCACTCCTGCCGCTCCAGACAGTCAAGAACAACTCTTTGTGGAGTGGCTTTCTTTGACCGAATTACCTGCTCAGGGCCCCCCGCAAATTTCGCCGCTGGCAGAGATTGTGAATCAGCGAGGTAGCACTCCCCCCCGGCGCACCATCGTTTTACTTCCAGGTGAGCACGTATTATTATCCAGTGTCACTATTCCCTCACGCAACAATAGGTATATTCGTCAGGCCCTTCCGTTTGCTGTGGAAGAACAACTGGCGCAGGACCTGGACCAAGTTCATATCGCCATGGGCCCTCGCAATCCAGACGGCTCTATAACAGTTGCCATAGTAGATCAGCGTGTTATGAACCAGTGTCTGCATGATTTGTCCATAGCCGGTTTTGAGGTAGACCTGCTGCTGCCTGATAGCCTGGCTATATTGCAACCTTCAGGCAAATCTTCAAACTGGAATCTCTGGATAGAAGATTCGCAACGGGCACTACTATGTACCGATTCCCATCAAGCTATTGCTACAGCACCAACGACTATACCCCTATACCTGCAAAGCATTTTACAGAAACAGCAACATCAGGATTCCCCTGTGCCATTAGACATCTTCTTTCCTTTCTGTTCTGAAGATCAGCTAGATTACGCTACTTTGGAAATGGAGCTCGCCAGTGAGGAGCGACTGCAGACCAACAAGCTTTACTATCAGGAGCATATCCTGGTGGAGCTCACTAATAACCTTCTGCAGCAAAGTCACTTGTGGCCACATTCCCTCAACCTGCTTCAAGGTGCATATGCCAAGCGCAAAGGCTCGGTTCAGCAACTGCTGCCCTGGAAGACAATTGCTGCAGCGATTTTCATTTGGTTAGTGGCGGAAGTGGGAATAACTCTGGCACAGACCTTACACCTGGAGCGCCAAGCTGCTGATACCAAGGCAAAGGCTGAAAGCATTTACCGTGAAATATTCACTGGTGACCAACGAATTGTCAATATACGTGCCCAGATGCAAAGTCACATTAATCAGGCGCGCCAGCAGGGGCATAGTCATGAAAGCTTTCTTGAGCTATTGGCCGGTATGGGTAGCGTATTGCAGGAAGTCGATCGGTCCGATCAAGTTATGTTACGGCATATAAGCTATCACCAGCAACGATCAGACTTGCTGGTGGAGCTGCACCTGCAAAGTTTTGATCAGCTGGAACAGTATCGTGAAGCCTTGGAGAGTAATAACTTTGAAGCTGAGGTACAGTCGGCGGTAGTCGACGGTGACATCGTACGTAGTCGCATTATACTCAGGAAAAAAGCATGAGAAAATTCTGGCTCAAAACACAAAACCAACCGTTTATAGCAGCAGCACTTAGTAATTATCAGCGCTTACCTTCCCGTGATCAGCGAGCTTTGCAGCTACTCTTGGTAATTCTCACAATTGCTGCGCTCTATATGGGGGTATGGGCACCGGTGCAGCATCGGTATGACGAAGCACACCGGGAATTGCAAAACCAGCAGGAACTGGTTCAGTGGATGCAAAAAAATCGGCATCACGTTGCACACAGGCAGTCTGTAGTGAGCCAAGATCAAGCCACTGCCAC encodes:
- the gspL gene encoding type II secretion system protein GspL translates to MHDTLVIRFTPQYFTPAAPDSQEQLFVEWLSLTELPAQGPPQISPLAEIVNQRGSTPPRRTIVLLPGEHVLLSSVTIPSRNNRYIRQALPFAVEEQLAQDLDQVHIAMGPRNPDGSITVAIVDQRVMNQCLHDLSIAGFEVDLLLPDSLAILQPSGKSSNWNLWIEDSQRALLCTDSHQAIATAPTTIPLYLQSILQKQQHQDSPVPLDIFFPFCSEDQLDYATLEMELASEERLQTNKLYYQEHILVELTNNLLQQSHLWPHSLNLLQGAYAKRKGSVQQLLPWKTIAAAIFIWLVAEVGITLAQTLHLERQAADTKAKAESIYREIFTGDQRIVNIRAQMQSHINQARQQGHSHESFLELLAGMGSVLQEVDRSDQVMLRHISYHQQRSDLLVELHLQSFDQLEQYREALESNNFEAEVQSAVVDGDIVRSRIILRKKA
- the gspM gene encoding type II secretion system protein GspM, with translation MRKFWLKTQNQPFIAAALSNYQRLPSRDQRALQLLLVILTIAALYMGVWAPVQHRYDEAHRELQNQQELVQWMQKNRHHVAHRQSVVSQDQATATESLQRQAAESARRHNIQLRRFEPEGGGGLRIWLENASFGSFVYWVEELQQDYSIQLSQVALDSSQPAQVNARIVLSRI